The following are encoded together in the Hemicordylus capensis ecotype Gifberg chromosome 4, rHemCap1.1.pri, whole genome shotgun sequence genome:
- the LOC128323169 gene encoding uncharacterized protein LOC128323169 produces MSSSAYTESDEFDEDLMSASSMGEEEAAALMRDLEQSVSFSISILPEGLSEEKLVIELASVLLGLTSEDPEIKLKALQNFFRNLTGVKADPCGQLPEELIGRLVAVTCLCSLDENREIRQMAAEVLCELLPILRRGEQRLMYTPWGKDLVKRALSALGPTREPNPSFFSGNCYNLAMVFGGFLSSEQLLEVMHFLGGDLTTEGSFDLLNIFHLLREVIKQFSGKSMWLEELLDHLFIRLKDRVPHGQDVALIAFPVLAVDHLEEVVLYLLKHPFSKCQEYWQAIFNAADHSQMLVEVAKWMPECSRVATRAVRVLFLFLKSSDKQAVKERFPHLLLALLQQIYERLEENRGVIESLETLHLLLRTVDIEEESLREYLDHFGRPEGFSHGLSILVSILIAKGSWSTPALVHYIGDIFEGKQTTRLPEIALDIYLEAE; encoded by the exons ATGTCTTCTAGTGCATACACTGAG TCTGATGAATTTGATGAGGACCTCATGTCCGCTAGCAGCATGGGAGAAGAAGAGGCGGCTGCTCTTATGAG agACCTGGAGCAGTCCGTGAGTTTTTCCATCAGTATCCTCCCAGAAGGTTTGAGCGAGGAAAAGCTCGTAATTGAACTCGCTTCTGTCCTCCTCGGCCTGACGAGTGAAGACCCAGAGATCAAATTGAAGGCTCTCCAGAACTTCTTCAGGAACCTCACAGGGGTCAAGGCTGAT CCATGTGGACAGCTGCCTGAAGAACTGATTGGACGTCTGGTGGCAGTGACTTGCCTCTGTTCTTTAGATGAGAACAGAGAGATCAGGCAGATGGCGGCAGAAGTCCTGTGTGAGCTCCTGCCCATCCTGCGCCGTGGAGAAC AGAGGCTGATGTATACACCTTGGGGCAAGGACCTGGTAAAACGAGCTCTCTCTGCCCTGGGACCAACTAGAGAACCCAACCCTTCTTTCTTCAGCGGAAACTGCTACAACCTTGCAATG gtCTTCGGTGGATTCCTCTCCTCTGAGCAGCTCCTGGAGGTCATGCATTTCTTGGGAGGGGATCTGACCACTGAAGGCTCATTTGACCTCCTAAACATATTCCACCTGCTGCGCGAGGTCATAAAGCAGTTCAGCGGCAAGTCAATGTGG TTGGAGGAGCTTCTGGACCACTTGTTCATCCGGCTGAAGGACAGAGTCCCACATGGACAAGACGTAGCCTTGATAGCCTTCCCCGTCTTGGCAGTAGATCATCTTGAGGAGGTGGTGCTATACCTCCTCAAACACCCTTTCAG cAAGTGCCAGGAGTACTGGCAGGCAATATTCAATGCTGCTGACCACAGCCAGATGCTTGTTGAGGTGGCAAAATGGATGCCGGAGTGCAGCAGAGTTGCG ACTCGTGCAGTCCGGGTCCTTTTCTTATTCCTTAAGTCTAGTGACAAGCAAGCTGTGAAGGAGAGGTTTCCACACCTCTTACTTGCCCTGCTGCAACAGATCTATGAACGGCTGGAGGAGAATCGGGGTGTGAT TGAGAGCCTGGAAACTCTGCACCTCCTCCTTAGGACTGTTGACATAGAGGAGGAGAGTCTGAGGGAATACCTGGACCACTTTGGCAGGCCAGAAGGCTTCAGCCACGGACTATCCATTTTGGTGAG CATACTCATCGCTAAAGGTTCGTGGTCAACCCCAGCCCTGGTACACTATATTGGTGATATTTTTGAAGGCAAACAAACAACTCGCCTGCCTGAAATAGCACTGGACATCTACCTTGAG